One Aegilops tauschii subsp. strangulata cultivar AL8/78 chromosome 2, Aet v6.0, whole genome shotgun sequence genomic window, CACGCAACACACCTAGACGTGGTTTACTCCTAACACTCTGTGCGCTGAGCTGAACGCGGAGCGCGGTGCGGCGGAGTCCGCGGCGTGCGAGACCATGTTCATGATCGAGCGGCTGCAGCGGGAGAAGGCGGCCGCTCTCCTGGAAGCGCGCCAGTTCCGCCGACTGGCCGAGGGACGCGTCGAGCGCGACCGGCAGCTCCACAACGAGCTCGCGTCGCTATCAGCCCTCACCGGCGGTTACCTCGCCCTCCTCCATATTAGCCTATTGTATGCCGTAGCGTACGCGTTCTGTATAGTCTTCGCGTACGTGTACGTGCTCTAGATCGTGGCTACCAAGTAGTGGCGCACGTCTAAGGTAGTTGTTCACCCCATGATCTCCACTAGGCAGTGGCCGCTCCAAGCCGTACATATACCCCTGCATGTGATCAATCAAAGTGTAGTGCAATTCTCCCTACTCTCTCCTCTCAACATGGTATCAGATACCCCCGACCAGAACCCCTTTGCTCCGGTCGCCGATTCCGCTTCCGCCATGGACGACATCCCCGTCCTCACCCCTCGTTCCTCGGTCGACAGTGCGGCCTGCGGCCTCAACGCCGCTCCTCTCCAGCACGTCGCCCCACCCGCGCCGGCCGCGCCCGCTGCGCCGCCTCCCTCCTTTCCCTCCGCCATCCTCCAGACCATCGACATCCGTCGCCATGTTCCTGTCGTACTCGATCTCCTCGCCGGCAACCACGCTCAGTGGCGGCGCCACTTTGACACGGTGCTCGGCATGTTCGGACTCCGTGCGCACGTCGATGCTGAGACGGTTCCTCGCCCCGACGACCCCGAGTGGCAGATGGCCAACCACACCGTCATCCACTGGCTGTATGCCACCATCTCGCCGGAGCTCCTCGATGCGATCATGCAGCCCGAGGACACCGCGCTCACGGTCTGGACCGCGGTCGATGGCATCTTCCGCGACAACCACCTCGCTCGCGCCGTCTACGTCGATGCCGAGTACCATGCGCTTGTCCAGGGCGACCTGACGGTGATGCAGTACTGCACCAAACTCAAGTCCTTCACTGATCAGCTGCGCGATCTTGGGCAGCCCGTGACGGAGACGCGCCAGATCTTCCACCTCCTTCGCGGCCTCAACCGCCAGTTTCACGCCGCGATCCCCCACATCACCTCGCAGGTGCCCCTGCCCTCCTTTCTCCAGGTGCGTTCGTTCCTTCTTCTGGAGGAGCACCGTGCGGAGCAGTCGGCGCGCCTGCAGTCCTCCCACGCGCTGGTCGCCGCGCGCGGGGTCGCGCCCCCTTCGCCCGCGCCGTCCACCGACAACAACCGTGGGCGGGGGCGCGGACGTCGCCGCGGCCGTGGCAACGGTGCCGCCGTTCAGGCACCGCCTGCACCCAGCCCTGCACCGCGCCCGCCGTCGGTCCTTGCACCGGCGCCCGGCGCTAACTCGTGGACTGGCCTCGTCCAGGCCTGGCCAGTGGCATGGCGCGCTCCCGGCTCTGGTGTGCTGGGACCCCGCCCTGGCATGCCCCCTCAGCAGGCCATGTTTGCGGCGCCCCACCAGCCCGCGCTCCCGCCGTACGGCTACGGCGCCGCTGGCGCTCCTGGCTACGGGGCACCCACCGGCTATGGCCACCCAGGAGCTGGTCCGTCCTCGCTGCCGTCCCCCGCCTGGGACATGGCCTCGCTCCAGGCCGCACTCCACAATGCCACCGCCGGCCCGTCCTCCTCTGGCACCACGCCGGAGTGGTACCTCGACTCGGGCGCCGCTACGCACATGAGCTCCTCGCCTGGTAACCTCCTCTCTGTTCGCCCCCATCTCTCTGCCTCTCAGGTTATCATCGGCAGTGGTGACTGCCTCCCGATCATGCATGTTGGTACAGGCTCGCTTATTGCTGGGACCTCTCCTCTCCAACTCCGCAATGTTCTTGTTTGCCCCTCTATTATTATAAATCTTCTCTCTGTTCGTCAATTATGTCATGATAATCCTGTCTCTGTGGAGTTTGATCTTTTCGGTTTCTCTGTCAAGGATCTTCGAACCAAGGTGGTGATTCTCCGCTGTAATTCCGGCGGCGACCTCTACCCTGTGGGCTGCGCTTCGTCGTCTTCCTCACGGTGGTTCGCTGGCTCCGTCACCACCGATCTTTGGCACCAGCGGCTTGGCCACCCAGGGCGTGCGTCGTCTGCTGCTCTCCCGTTCGAGTTCTGCAAGACATCGCCCCATGTCTGTCATGCCTGCCGTATGGGCAAACACACTCGTCTCCCGTTTCAGTCGTCTAGTAGCACAAGCATGTTTCCCTTTCAGCTTTTACATCTTGATgtatggacctctcccattgtAAGCATCTCTGGCTATCAGTTCTACTTAGTTATCCTCGATGATTACACGCATTATGTATGGTCGTTTCCTGtcaaacacaagtctgaaatatCCCAAATACTCCTTGAGTTCTTTGCTTATGTGCAGACACAATTTCAGCTCCCCATCCTCGCGTTGCAGACTGACAATGGGCGCGAGTTTGACAACTCCACCACTCGTAGTCTCCTCGCTCGCCATGGCACTCACTTCCGCCTTACCTGCCCGTACACGAGCCAACAGAACGGCAAGGCTGAGCGTGTTCTCCGCACACTCAACGACGGGGTTCGCGCTCTGCTCATTCATGCGTCTATGCCTGCCCGTTTTTGGGCCGAGGCCCTCAGCACCTCCACTTACCTCCTTGACCGTCGCCCATGCCGCACCAGCTCGCCCTGCACGCCGCATGAACTCTTGCTTGGCGTCGCCCCTGACTACTCGCTGCTCCGCGTGTTCGGGTGTCTCTGCTATCCCAACCTCACATCCACCTCACGCCACAAGCTTGACACACGCTCTGCGGCCTGCGTTTTTCTCGGGTACCCCCCGGATCACCGCGGCTATCCCTGTTTCGATCCCATCTCTCGCCGTGTCGTCACGTCGCGCCATGTGGTTTTCCATGAAACAGTGTTCCCCTTTGCCGTCCCTGTCTCCCCTAACATCGCTGCGCCGCCTGCACCGTCACCCTCTGTCTTGCAGGTTCCGATCGTTGTCGGGTCATCCATTGCGCGCGCGCCGCCCTGTTCAACTACGGCGGTGCGATCGCCACCCGACGGCTCTCCCCACGCCTCACCTCACGCGGGAACCCCGCGTTCCACCACAGTCGTGGGATCGGCAACGAACGGCTCCCTCCATGCCTCGCCTCGCGTGGGAACCCCGCGTTCAACCACGAGCGTGGGATCGGCGACGGACGGCTCCGCGCGTTCCCCTCTTAGCGCGCCAAGTGCGGATTCAAGCTCCGTCGTCCGATCTTCTGCGAGCGGTGCTGCTTCCACTGCGTCCAGCGCGCCTTCTTCCTGCCCAAGCACGGGGGCGCCTGCTGCGCCTGTCGCCGCTGCTACTTCGTCACCACCGGCGGCCCCGCGGCCGATGGTCACCCGCGCTCAGCGCGGCATCTTCCGGCCGAACCCATGCTACTACGACGCCGCGCCTGCTGTCACCACCGCCGAGCCCTCGCCAATTCCCCGTTCTGTCCGCACTGCGGTTCGGGACCCCAACTGGTTCGCCGCCATGCGCGACGAGTATGACGCGCTCTTGCGGAACCGTACTTGGGAGCTCGTATCGCGGCCTGCCGGTGCCAATCTCATCACCGGCAAGTGGATCTTCAAGCATAAGACCAACGCCGATGGCTCCCTCGCCCGCTACAAGGCCCGATGGGTCGTGCGTGGGTTTCGTCAACGCGCCGGCATCGACTACGGCGAGACATTCTCGCCGGTCGTCAAGCCGGCCACCATCCGCACCGTCCTCACCCTGGCGGCGTCGCGTGGCTGGCCTGTGCACCAGCTCGACGTTTCGAACGCCTTCCTGCACGGCAACTTGGAGGAGGAGG contains:
- the LOC141040962 gene encoding uncharacterized protein, with amino-acid sequence MVSDTPDQNPFAPVADSASAMDDIPVLTPRSSVDSAACGLNAAPLQHVAPPAPAAPAAPPPSFPSAILQTIDIRRHVPVVLDLLAGNHAQWRRHFDTVLGMFGLRAHVDAETVPRPDDPEWQMANHTVIHWLYATISPELLDAIMQPEDTALTVWTAVDGIFRDNHLARAVYVDAEYHALVQGDLTVMQYCTKLKSFTDQLRDLGQPVTETRQIFHLLRGLNRQFHAAIPHITSQVPLPSFLQVRSFLLLEEHRAEQSARLQSSHALVAARGVAPPSPAPSTDNNRGRGRGRRRGRGNGAAVQAPPAPSPAPRPPSVLAPAPGANSWTGLVQAWPVAWRAPGSGVLGPRPGMPPQQAMFAAPHQPALPPYGYGAAGAPGYGAPTGYGHPGAGPSSLPSPAWDMASLQAALHNATAGPSSSGTTPEWYLDSGAATHMSSSPGNLLSVRPHLSASQVIIGSGDCLPIMHVGTGSLIAGTSPLQLRNVLVCPSIIINLLSVRQLCHDNPVSVEFDLFGFSVKDLRTKVVILRCNSGGDLYPVGCASSSSSRWFAGSVTTDLWHQRLGHPGRASSAALPFEFCKTSPHTQFQLPILALQTDNGREFDNSTTRSDRCRVIHCARAALFNYGGAIATRRLSPRLTSRGNPAFHHSRGIGNERLPPCLASRGNPAFNHERGIGDGRLRAFPS